One Vicinamibacteria bacterium DNA window includes the following coding sequences:
- a CDS encoding MipA/OmpV family protein encodes MVSMRAVFVIGALVIGASVAAEESQKLRWGVGGGFVSSPRPYVDAKSKTFPIPVVNFRYQRWFVQGIRGGYELLSTPKWNVSSFAQARFQGLEPEDSPFLEGMERRRTSMDGGVEVVYRGRPVGFRAAALTDVLGKSNGQDFNAQAVTGAPLGKRLLVLAGFGPRWQSARFVDYYYGVGIEEATSMRPAYEGQGTLSWDLAFSAIYRPLPRWSLFALWNRTTFGEGIRQSPTVDRDAISSFVLFVTRDF; translated from the coding sequence ATGGTATCGATGAGGGCCGTGTTCGTCATCGGCGCCCTGGTTATAGGCGCGTCGGTCGCTGCCGAAGAATCCCAGAAGCTCCGCTGGGGCGTGGGCGGCGGTTTCGTCTCGAGCCCTCGGCCCTACGTGGACGCGAAATCGAAGACGTTTCCTATCCCGGTTGTCAACTTCCGTTATCAGCGCTGGTTCGTTCAGGGAATCCGGGGCGGTTACGAGCTCCTCTCTACTCCGAAATGGAACGTGAGCTCGTTCGCGCAAGCGCGCTTTCAGGGGCTGGAACCGGAAGACAGTCCCTTCCTCGAAGGAATGGAACGGCGGCGCACGTCGATGGATGGCGGCGTCGAGGTCGTCTACCGAGGACGGCCGGTCGGCTTTCGAGCCGCGGCATTGACCGACGTGCTCGGGAAGAGCAACGGACAGGATTTCAACGCCCAGGCGGTCACCGGGGCTCCACTGGGGAAGAGGCTTCTCGTTCTCGCAGGATTCGGACCGAGATGGCAGTCGGCGCGCTTTGTGGACTACTACTACGGAGTCGGGATCGAAGAGGCGACGAGCATGAGGCCCGCCTACGAGGGTCAGGGAACGCTCTCGTGGGACCTCGCATTTTCGGCGATCTACCGTCCTTTGCCACGCTGGTCCCTCTTCGCTCTCTGGAACCGCACCACCTTCGGCGAAGGAATTCGCCAGAGCCCGACGGTCGATCGCGATGCGATATCCAGTTTCGTCCTGTTCGTGACGCGCGATTTCTAG